From Pseudovibrio sp. Tun.PSC04-5.I4, a single genomic window includes:
- a CDS encoding calcium/sodium antiporter: MHSLASYELGVLAIGAIGFGLFLLIKGGDWTIEAAAWIAEKSGLSKLFIAATIVAFGTSAPELFTSINANLSGFAGISLGNVVGSNIANVFMVIGISAMIMPIAIDRSRVRIDTIVMIIATVVLVGGVITGTFTRLMGLLMFAGIIGYVIYQYMNDSLGDDDEDADEEADFSGMGKAILTLALGFGAMVVGSEVLVRGAVAGGVALGVREAVIGMTVVAFGTSLPELSTCLAAARKGHSDMIIGGIVGSNIFNILSIVALTAIVKPLVAAPDFLTFDIPAVVVVTAIFAGFLFFMKSFGRLTGGLFTAGYVAFISFQYSTLFVG; encoded by the coding sequence ATGCATTCTCTCGCGAGTTATGAACTCGGGGTTCTCGCAATCGGGGCTATTGGATTTGGGCTTTTTCTCCTGATTAAGGGAGGCGACTGGACCATTGAAGCAGCAGCCTGGATCGCTGAGAAATCTGGCCTATCAAAGCTTTTCATTGCGGCTACCATCGTAGCATTTGGAACTTCAGCTCCGGAATTATTCACATCCATCAATGCAAACCTGTCCGGGTTCGCGGGCATTTCCCTTGGGAATGTGGTGGGGTCAAACATTGCAAACGTCTTCATGGTGATCGGGATTTCCGCCATGATCATGCCAATTGCAATTGATCGATCACGTGTGCGCATTGACACCATTGTTATGATCATCGCGACTGTTGTTCTGGTCGGCGGTGTTATAACGGGAACCTTCACCCGGCTCATGGGCCTCCTGATGTTCGCTGGTATTATTGGCTACGTTATCTACCAGTACATGAATGACAGCCTTGGGGACGACGACGAGGATGCTGATGAAGAAGCTGACTTCAGTGGCATGGGCAAAGCGATTCTAACGCTTGCTCTCGGCTTTGGCGCAATGGTTGTTGGCTCCGAGGTTCTTGTTCGAGGCGCAGTCGCTGGTGGTGTAGCGCTCGGCGTAAGGGAAGCTGTCATCGGGATGACCGTTGTTGCTTTCGGCACGTCTTTACCGGAGCTTTCAACTTGCCTGGCAGCCGCGCGCAAGGGCCACTCGGATATGATCATTGGTGGAATTGTTGGCTCAAATATCTTCAACATCCTTTCCATCGTCGCGCTGACTGCAATTGTAAAACCACTTGTAGCAGCACCGGACTTCTTAACGTTCGACATCCCTGCGGTCGTGGTGGTCACTGCCATCTTTGCGGGTTTCTTGTTCTTCATGAAAAGCTTTGGCCGATTAACTGGTGGGCTCTTCACTGCTGGCTATGTTGCTTTCATTTCGTTCCAATACAGCACACTCTTTGTCGGCTAA